The sequence TTCTTTGACTATTAGTGTATTTCATCTAAGCCATACACAGAGCTTAGCCCTTTCTTGGGCTATTAGCGCGCCTTATTAGGTCGTACGCAAGGGTTTATCATGACTCGAAAGATAATTATAAAGTaggtattatttattattattttgttttagccgTTCGGCATACATTAACTTACTTAAGCATAATAAGTTTTAAGCCATTTACCATTGATAGGAGTATTAATGCGGGAGCCATTCATCCGCTTCAAATAGTAATATCTGCTTTCTGCTGCCTCGCTGATCATATAAGGACCTTGCCAGTTGGATGCAAACTTGCCTGCTTTCTCATTACGCTGGACGTGTGGCGCAATTTTCATTACTACCTCATTTACAATAAAGACTCGCTCTTTCACCTTTTGATTATAATATCTTGTTGTTCGTTGCCTATACTTGTCTGCAAAACGTTCAGCTTTAACTCGTCGTTCTTCCAAGGTATCTAAGTGAGCGAGTCGACTGAATTCATCCGGGGTGGTAAGGCTAGCCATAGCCACACGTGCGGATGGTATAGCGATTTCTTCTGGTAATATCGCGTCTTCCCCGTACATCAGTGAATAGGGGGATGCGCCAGTGGAGCTTCTCTTGGAAATGCGATATGCCCAAAGTGCAAGGAGTAGCTGCTCATGCCAGCTTCTGTGATGGTCATATACTGTCCAACTCAGTATCCTTAATAGTGTC comes from Papaver somniferum cultivar HN1 chromosome 7, ASM357369v1, whole genome shotgun sequence and encodes:
- the LOC113294326 gene encoding protein NYNRIN-like: MAVQAVMIQDKCEDCQAPPQQTEVYNAEIEDWRQPYIDYLHHERLPLNRQDALKIQKKSGWGLDIIGPIKPTSSGRHKYIITATEYSTKWVEAIPLRDYSGATIAAFIKAYIICRFGAPMIIRSDNGTSFVNQTFIDLLDQYGIKFHTSTVYYPQGKGQAEATNKTLLRILSWTVYDHHRSWHEQLLLALWAYRISKRSSTGASPYSLMYGEDAILPEEIAIPSARVAMASLTTPDEFSRLAHLDTLEERRVKAERFADKYRQRTTRYYNQKVKERVFIVNEVVMKIAPHVQRNEKAGKFASNWQGPYMISEAAESRYYYLKRMNGSRINTPINGKWLKTYYA